The following proteins are encoded in a genomic region of Vibrio sinaloensis:
- a CDS encoding DUF3081 domain-containing protein, with product MKNELDPGKILQAYETVMANGTPTEHGKIYEGIEAFSDYDGYNVYMRGNGVELKVGFHNTYHLDYDQEHLRDSFLKKVAMLTK from the coding sequence ATGAAAAACGAACTTGATCCCGGCAAAATTCTGCAAGCTTATGAAACGGTGATGGCCAATGGTACTCCGACCGAGCATGGAAAAATCTATGAAGGTATCGAAGCCTTTTCGGATTACGATGGCTACAACGTCTACATGCGTGGCAATGGCGTAGAACTCAAGGTGGGGTTCCACAATACCTACCACTTAGACTACGACCAAGAGCACCTTCGAGATAGCTTTTTGAAAAAGGTGGCCATGCTCACTAAATAG
- a CDS encoding NAD(P)/FAD-dependent oxidoreductase has protein sequence MQKHNTQVVVVGAGPSGATVAALLHAQNIQVIVIEKAQFPRFSIGESLLPACMEVIEQAGMLEAVNRAGFQYKDGAAFRRNGVYTQFNFTDKYTAGPGTTFQVQRAHFDKVLADSAAEQGVEIRYQHALTALEFNGPRSLLTVTDELEQSYQMEADFVLDASGFGRVLPRMLDLEQPSCLPARKAIFTHIVDNISGQALEYDRNKILISVHPNNHDVWYWLIPFANGVCSFGVVGEPEFFERYPQDNIAALKQLASEEPGLAQLLRQAEYPNPAGELGGYSANVKHLATSHYALLGNAGEFLDPVFSSGVTIAMKSAQLAADCVVRQLNGQPVDWQAEYAQPLMVGVNTFRTYVEGWYHGELQDVIFHQSPNPRIKQMISSILAGYAWDTNNPYVKNSRQRLATLAELVRETSKP, from the coding sequence ATGCAAAAACACAATACCCAAGTGGTGGTGGTTGGAGCCGGCCCATCCGGTGCCACGGTGGCGGCTTTGCTGCATGCGCAAAATATTCAGGTGATTGTGATAGAGAAAGCGCAGTTTCCACGCTTTTCGATTGGCGAGAGCTTACTGCCCGCTTGTATGGAAGTGATCGAGCAAGCAGGCATGCTAGAGGCGGTAAATCGTGCCGGTTTTCAATACAAGGATGGCGCGGCTTTTCGTCGCAATGGGGTGTACACTCAGTTCAACTTTACTGACAAGTACACCGCAGGTCCTGGTACTACGTTTCAAGTCCAACGTGCTCATTTTGACAAAGTGTTAGCCGACAGCGCGGCTGAACAAGGGGTCGAGATTCGCTATCAGCATGCGCTCACGGCGTTAGAATTTAATGGACCCCGTTCGTTGTTAACCGTGACAGACGAGCTTGAGCAAAGTTATCAGATGGAAGCCGACTTCGTGCTCGATGCTAGCGGCTTCGGTCGAGTTTTACCGCGCATGCTGGATCTTGAACAGCCCTCTTGCTTGCCAGCACGCAAAGCGATTTTTACCCATATCGTGGACAACATCAGCGGGCAAGCGCTGGAGTATGACCGAAATAAGATTTTGATTTCGGTACACCCAAACAATCACGATGTTTGGTATTGGCTTATCCCATTTGCTAATGGAGTGTGTTCGTTTGGTGTGGTGGGGGAGCCAGAATTTTTCGAGCGCTACCCACAAGACAACATCGCCGCGCTCAAGCAACTTGCCAGCGAAGAGCCGGGTCTTGCCCAGTTGCTTCGTCAAGCGGAATACCCCAACCCTGCGGGTGAACTCGGTGGTTACTCGGCCAACGTCAAGCATCTTGCTACCTCGCACTATGCGCTGCTTGGCAATGCTGGTGAGTTTCTTGACCCAGTGTTTTCCTCAGGGGTGACGATTGCGATGAAGTCGGCCCAGCTTGCGGCGGATTGCGTGGTACGACAGCTCAATGGGCAACCAGTAGACTGGCAAGCGGAGTATGCGCAGCCTCTGATGGTTGGCGTCAATACGTTTCGAACGTATGTTGAAGGTTGGTATCACGGTGAACTGCAGGACGTGATCTTTCATCAATCTCCCAATCCACGGATCAAGCAAATGATCTCGTCGATTTTGGCTGGTTATGCTTGGGATACCAATAATCCGTATGTGAAAAACAGTCGTCAGCGTTTAGCGACTCTGGCCGAGTTGGTGAGAGAGACGTCAAAGCCGTAG
- a CDS encoding methyltransferase, translating into MKQDNQEPYTALEAKTQAQKLSFAPIVFHTARTLRDLGILSVLDKAGEQGLSAADIAAQTQVSEYGVKVLLDMAISADMVLWRQPNYVLANLGYFILHDGMTKANMDFTADVCYAAMMHLTEAIVEGKPAGLKELGDWETIYQGLSQLPEQAKQSWFQFDHFYSDRSFPVLLEQVFADSPKTLVDIGGNTGKWAVQCCRHNPEVDVTIVDLPQQLEMAMNNAAEHGFSQRIHPFAANMLDKSQPLPEQAEVWWMSQFLDCFSPMEILSILKRVKAQLRQGDVVYILELFWDAQKYPAASYSLNATSLYFTCLANGNSRFYRSDDFLEIVAEAGLVVEARTDNIGLGHTLLKLRQR; encoded by the coding sequence GTGAAACAAGATAATCAAGAGCCGTACACTGCCTTAGAGGCAAAAACGCAAGCGCAAAAGCTCTCTTTTGCACCGATCGTGTTCCATACGGCGCGTACCCTGCGCGACCTTGGCATTTTATCGGTCCTGGATAAAGCTGGAGAGCAGGGGCTCAGTGCCGCCGACATCGCGGCGCAAACTCAGGTGTCTGAGTATGGAGTCAAAGTGTTACTCGACATGGCGATAAGCGCAGACATGGTCTTGTGGCGTCAACCTAACTATGTGTTGGCGAACCTAGGCTACTTTATTCTTCATGATGGTATGACCAAAGCCAACATGGACTTCACCGCTGACGTTTGTTATGCGGCTATGATGCATTTAACCGAAGCGATTGTGGAAGGCAAACCCGCCGGTCTGAAAGAGCTCGGCGACTGGGAAACCATCTACCAGGGGTTGTCCCAACTGCCAGAGCAGGCCAAGCAGAGTTGGTTTCAGTTTGATCACTTCTACTCTGACCGCTCGTTCCCCGTGTTGCTTGAGCAGGTGTTTGCCGACAGCCCTAAAACCTTAGTGGACATTGGTGGCAATACCGGTAAGTGGGCGGTGCAATGTTGTCGTCACAATCCTGAGGTGGATGTCACGATTGTCGATTTGCCGCAACAGCTTGAAATGGCGATGAACAATGCAGCCGAACACGGTTTTTCGCAGCGAATTCATCCATTTGCCGCCAATATGCTCGATAAGTCGCAACCGCTGCCTGAGCAGGCTGAGGTATGGTGGATGAGCCAATTCTTGGATTGCTTCTCACCGATGGAAATTTTGAGCATTCTGAAGCGAGTGAAGGCGCAGTTGCGCCAAGGGGATGTGGTCTATATTCTCGAGCTATTTTGGGATGCGCAAAAATACCCCGCAGCCTCATACAGCCTCAACGCCACCTCGCTCTATTTCACCTGTCTGGCCAATGGTAATAGCCGTTTTTACCGCAGCGATGATTTTCTTGAGATCGTTGCCGAGGCGGGGCTGGTGGTGGAAGCGCGCACAGATAACATTGGCCTTGGCCACACCTTGCTGAAGCTTCGTCAACGATGA
- a CDS encoding beta-ketoacyl synthase chain length factor, with protein sequence MPKSDLFLSFNIDTWCAHSSGLSQSQEWEKWASHLCWPENGQLECGAIPAMMRRRMSSLSKVAVQTAIELLNQHQVDYLVFASRHGELQRSIALVRDILSGEPASPMAFSQSVHNTAAGLATIATKQAIPLTSVAASENTFHSALIEAWLYLEANPSSKVLLVDFDEPLPQDYLQFEQQSYQGYALGLVLSKGDTMQLSRQAAGQFDPSALPAGLRFLQHYLLKHQQWQIETPMQTWSWYRKQ encoded by the coding sequence ATGCCAAAATCAGATCTTTTTCTCTCATTTAACATCGATACATGGTGTGCGCATTCTAGCGGACTTTCGCAGTCTCAAGAGTGGGAAAAGTGGGCGAGTCACTTGTGCTGGCCAGAAAATGGTCAGCTGGAATGTGGTGCGATCCCAGCCATGATGCGACGTCGAATGAGCAGCTTGAGCAAAGTCGCGGTGCAAACGGCGATTGAGTTACTCAATCAACACCAGGTGGACTATTTAGTGTTCGCCAGTCGCCACGGTGAGTTGCAGCGCAGTATCGCCCTGGTGCGAGATATCTTATCCGGTGAACCAGCCTCGCCGATGGCATTTTCTCAATCGGTCCATAACACCGCCGCGGGCCTCGCCACCATTGCGACCAAACAAGCGATTCCGCTTACCTCAGTGGCCGCCAGCGAAAACACTTTCCACAGCGCGCTGATCGAAGCTTGGCTCTATCTAGAGGCCAACCCCAGCAGCAAAGTTCTATTGGTCGATTTTGATGAGCCGCTGCCACAAGATTATTTGCAGTTTGAGCAACAAAGTTATCAAGGCTACGCATTGGGGCTTGTGCTCTCTAAAGGCGACACCATGCAGCTCAGTCGCCAAGCGGCAGGCCAATTCGACCCGAGCGCTTTACCCGCGGGTTTGCGCTTTCTACAACACTACTTACTCAAGCATCAACAATGGCAGATAGAAACGCCGATGCAAACTTGGAGCTGGTACAGAAAACAATGA